The following coding sequences are from one Salvia hispanica cultivar TCC Black 2014 chromosome 3, UniMelb_Shisp_WGS_1.0, whole genome shotgun sequence window:
- the LOC125214454 gene encoding SUPPRESSOR OF GAMMA RESPONSE 1-like isoform X1: protein MSHKWPGFPAGVKFDPSDAELLDHLAAKQGVGKSVPNLFIDEFIPTLEGEGGICCTHPQNLPGAKMDGSCAYYFYRIVNAYASGGRKSRRVGDQESARVRWYQTGKTKQVVQNEIHRGFKKIMVLYETLKRGCKVEKSNWVMHQYHLGSDEHEKEGEYVVSKIFHRPKKESEKVGSLTLGKEESDVKAVPVIPMMPKTTTPDPPRQDQSPYSDCHLDDYFLQSLLEESEHLNEPYHASYSSRLEDVEFTTYLAGNTEADDFSRPNPLSCNEIVESKDASNDINTVHNRCTTGCNGIGELENLELDVAPDFNSQELQFSSQDSVFDSLDRLYRNVPFLHLSWSPHTNNKILTKSES, encoded by the exons ATGTCACACAAATGGCCGGGCTTTCCTGCTGGTGTAAAATTTGATCCATCTGATGCGGAGCTGCTGGATCATTTGGCTGCAAAACAAGGCGTGGGGAAATCAGTGCCCAACTTGTTCATCGATGAGTTCATCCCAACATTGGAAGGCGAAGGGGGAATATGTTGCACTCATCCGCAAAATCTTCCCG GAGCCAAGATGGATGGAAGCTGTGCTTATTACTTCTATAGAATTGTCAACGCATACGCTAGTGGCGGAAGAAAGAGCCGTAGAGTTGGGGATCAAGAGAGTGCACGCGTGCGTTGGTACCAGACTGGCAAAACCAAGCAGGTGGTGCAAAATGAGATCCATAgaggttttaagaaaatcaTGGTTCTTTACGAAACGTTAAAGAGGGGATGTAAGGTTGAGAAAAGCAATTGGGTAATGCATCAGTACCATCTCGGGAGCGATGAGCATGAGAAAGAGGGAGAATACGTGGTCTCGAAGATCTTTCATCGGCCCAAGAAGGAGAGTGAGAAGGTTGGAAGTCTTACTTTGGGGAAGGAAGAATCGGATGTAAAGGCGGTTCCTGTAATCCCAATGATGCCTAAGACGACCACTCCCGACCCTCCTCGTCAGGACCAAAGTCCATATTCAGATTGCCACTTGGACGATTATTTCCTTCAGTCACTACTTGAG GAATCCGAGCATCTCAATGAACCATATCACGCTTCCTATAGTTCCCGGTTAGAAGATGTTGAGTTCACCACTTATTTGGCTGGAAACACCGAAGCTGATGATTTCAGTCGACCGAACCCCCTATCCTGCAACGAGATAGTCGAGTCTAAAGATGCATCTAATGACATAAACACCGTGCACAACAGATGCACCACTGGTTGCAATGGAATAGGCGAGCTTGAGAACTTAGAGCTCGATGTTGCGCCAGATTTCAAC TCACAAGAGTTGCAATTTTCGTCCCAGGACAGCGTATTCGATTCGTTGGACCGACTGTATCGAAACGTCCCATTTTTGCACCTCTCTTGGTCCCCTCATACGAACAATAAGATTTTGACTAAAAGCGAGAGTTGA
- the LOC125214454 gene encoding SUPPRESSOR OF GAMMA RESPONSE 1-like isoform X2, producing MSHKWPGFPAGVKFDPSDAELLDHLAAKQGVGKSVPNLFIDEFIPTLEGEGGICCTHPQNLPGAKMDGSCAYYFYRIVNAYASGGRKSRRVGDQESARVRWYQTGKTKQVVQNEIHRGFKKIMVLYETLKRGCKVEKSNWVMHQYHLGSDEHEKEGEYVVSKIFHRPKKESEKVGSLTLGKEESDVKAVPVIPMMPKTTTPDPPRQDQSPYSDCHLDDYFLQSLLEESEHLNEPYHASYSSRLEDVEFTTYLAGNTEADDFSRPNPLSCNEIVESKDASNDINTVHNRCTTGCNGIGELENLELDVAPDFNRIRFVGPTVSKRPIFAPLLVPSYEQ from the exons ATGTCACACAAATGGCCGGGCTTTCCTGCTGGTGTAAAATTTGATCCATCTGATGCGGAGCTGCTGGATCATTTGGCTGCAAAACAAGGCGTGGGGAAATCAGTGCCCAACTTGTTCATCGATGAGTTCATCCCAACATTGGAAGGCGAAGGGGGAATATGTTGCACTCATCCGCAAAATCTTCCCG GAGCCAAGATGGATGGAAGCTGTGCTTATTACTTCTATAGAATTGTCAACGCATACGCTAGTGGCGGAAGAAAGAGCCGTAGAGTTGGGGATCAAGAGAGTGCACGCGTGCGTTGGTACCAGACTGGCAAAACCAAGCAGGTGGTGCAAAATGAGATCCATAgaggttttaagaaaatcaTGGTTCTTTACGAAACGTTAAAGAGGGGATGTAAGGTTGAGAAAAGCAATTGGGTAATGCATCAGTACCATCTCGGGAGCGATGAGCATGAGAAAGAGGGAGAATACGTGGTCTCGAAGATCTTTCATCGGCCCAAGAAGGAGAGTGAGAAGGTTGGAAGTCTTACTTTGGGGAAGGAAGAATCGGATGTAAAGGCGGTTCCTGTAATCCCAATGATGCCTAAGACGACCACTCCCGACCCTCCTCGTCAGGACCAAAGTCCATATTCAGATTGCCACTTGGACGATTATTTCCTTCAGTCACTACTTGAG GAATCCGAGCATCTCAATGAACCATATCACGCTTCCTATAGTTCCCGGTTAGAAGATGTTGAGTTCACCACTTATTTGGCTGGAAACACCGAAGCTGATGATTTCAGTCGACCGAACCCCCTATCCTGCAACGAGATAGTCGAGTCTAAAGATGCATCTAATGACATAAACACCGTGCACAACAGATGCACCACTGGTTGCAATGGAATAGGCGAGCTTGAGAACTTAGAGCTCGATGTTGCGCCAGATTTCAAC CGTATTCGATTCGTTGGACCGACTGTATCGAAACGTCCCATTTTTGCACCTCTCTTGGTCCCCTCATACGAACAATAA
- the LOC125214456 gene encoding SUPPRESSOR OF GAMMA RESPONSE 1-like, whose amino-acid sequence MGKSEPHLFIDEFIPTLKGEGGICCTHPENLPGAKMDGSSAHYFYRITNAYASGGRKRRRVGDQESACVRWHKTGKTKAVMQNGIHIGFKKIMVLYETSKRGCKDEKCNWVMHQYHLGSDEHEKEGEYVVSKIFHQPGKESDKIGSLTLVKEESDVKAVPVIPMTPKMTTPDLPSQDGTPYSDGYSDDCFLQSLLQETEHLSSPHHASYSSRLEDVEFTTCLDRITKADDFSRPNSPSCNEIVESKDASSDINAAHNKDTTGCIGIGGLENLELDTAPDFNSQELQFSSQDNMFDMFGLPW is encoded by the exons ATGGGGAAATCGGAGCCCCACTTGTTCATCGATGAGTTCATCCCAACTTTGAAAGGCGAAGGGGGAATCTGCTGCACTCATCCGGAAAATCTTCCAG GAGCCAAGATGGATGGAAGCAGTGCTCATTACTTCTATAGAATTACCAATGCATACGCTAGTGGCGGAAGGAAGCGCCGTAGAGTTGGGGATCAAGAAAGCGCATGCGTGCGTTGGCACAAGACGGGCAAAACCAAGGCTGTGATGCAAAATGGGATCCATataggttttaagaaaatcaTGGTTCTTTACGAGACGTCAAAGAGGGGATGTAAGGACGAGAAATGCAATTGGGTGATGCATCAGTACCATCTCGGGAGCGATGAGCACGAGAAAGAGGGAGAATACGTGGTCTCTAAGATCTTTCATCAGCCCGGGAAGGAGAGTGATAAGATTGGAAGTCTTACTTTGGTGAAGGAAGAGTCTGATGTAAAGGCGGTTCCTGTGATCCCAATGACGCCTAAGATGACTACTCCCGACCTTCCTAGTCAGGACGGAACTCCGTATTCGGATGGCTATTCGGACGATTGTTTCCTTCAGTCACTACTTCAG GAAACCGAGCATCTCAGCTCACCACATCACGCTTCCTATAGTTCTCGGTTAGAAGATGTTGAGTTCACCACTTGCTTGGATAGAATCACCAAAGCTGATGATTTTAGTCGACCGAACTCCCCATCCTGCAACGAGATAGTTGAGTCTAAAGATGCATCTAGTGACATAAACGCTGCGCACAACAAAGACACCACCGGTTGCATTGGAATAGGCGGGCTTGAGAACTTAGAGCTCGACACTGCACCAGATTTCAAC TCACAGGAGTTGCAGTTTTCGTCCCAAGACAACATGTTTGATATGTTTGGCCTACCGTGGTAG
- the LOC125214455 gene encoding serine/threonine-protein kinase STY13-like isoform X1 has translation MGSGNGYFEGTTEFSLDPKWLVDPKLLLVGPKIGEGAHAKVYEGKYKNKIVAIKIVHRGETPEEIAKREGRFDREVAMLSKVMHKNLVKFIGACKEPVMVVVTELMLGGTLRKYLLNLRPRCLDTRVAIGFALDIARAMECLHSHGIIHRDLKPENLLLTEDHKTIKLADFGLAREESLTEMMTAETGTYRWMAPELYSTVTLRQGEKKHYNNKVDAYSFAIVLWELILNKLPFEGMSNLQAAYAAAFKNTRPSAEDLPHDLALTVTSCWKEDPNDRPNFTQITHMLLHYLSTISPPERTIPLRIFASENAVFHPESPGTSSLMAKRDDNCDTPKTLVQNKPRGFFFCFNQCY, from the exons atgggatCTGGGAATGGGTATTTTGAAGGAACGACAGAGTTTAGTTTGGACCCAAAATGGTTGGTGGATCCGAAGCTTCTATTGGTTGGCCCGAAGATTGGAGAAGGCGCCCACGCCAAAGTCTACGAGGGAAA ATACAAGAACAAGATTGTTGCTATCAAAATCGTGCATAGAGGAGAGACGCCGGAGGAGATTGCGAAGAGGGAGGGGAGATTCGATAGAGAAGTTGCAATGCTGTCCAAAGTGATGCACAAGAACTTGGTTAAG TTCATTGGAGCTTGTAAGGAGCCGGTTATGGTTGTAGTAACCGAGCTTATGCTTGGCGGGACATTGAGGAAGTATTTGCTGAACCTACGGCCTCGGTGTCTGGATACGCGGGTTGCCATTGGATTCGCCCTCGACATAGCTCGTGCAATGGAATGCTTGCATTCTCACGGAATCATACACCGCGACTTGAAGCCCG AGAACTTGCTCTTGACAGAGGACCACAAAACCATCAAACTTGCAGATTTTGGGTTGGCGCGAGAAGAGTCATTGACGGAGATGATGACTGCTGAGACTGGAACATATCGCTGGATGGCGCCAGAG CTTTATAGTACAGTGACGCTTAGACAGGGGGAAAAGAAACACTATAACAACAAGGTTGACGCATATAGTTTTGCCATCGTGCTGTGGGAGCTTATACTTAACAAACTACCATTCGAAGGCATGTCGAACTTGCAAGCCGCCTATGCAGCTGCTTTCAAG AACACAAGGCCGAGCGCGGAAGATCTCCCACATGACTTGGCCTTAACCGTGACTTCATGTTGGAAGGAGGACCCGAACGACCGGCCCAACTTCACTCAGATAACACACATGCTCCTGCATTATCTGTCCACGATCTCACCTCCCGAGCGCACCATCCCACTGCGGATCTTCGCCTCTGAGAACGCCGTCTTCCACCCAGAGTCTCCGGGCACAAGCTCGTTGATGGCCAAGAGAGACGACAACTGCGACACCCCAAAAACACTAGTGCAAAACAAGCCAAGAGGGTTTTTCTTCTGCTTTAATCAGTGCTACTGA
- the LOC125214455 gene encoding serine/threonine-protein kinase STY13-like isoform X2 gives MGSGNGYFEGTTEFSLDPKWLVDPKLLLVGPKIGEGAHAKVYEGKYKNKIVAIKIVHRGETPEEIAKREGRFDREVAMLSKVMHKNLVKFIGACKEPVMVVVTELMLGGTLRKYLLNLRPRCLDTRVAIGFALDIARAMECLHSHGIIHRDLKPDFGLAREESLTEMMTAETGTYRWMAPELYSTVTLRQGEKKHYNNKVDAYSFAIVLWELILNKLPFEGMSNLQAAYAAAFKNTRPSAEDLPHDLALTVTSCWKEDPNDRPNFTQITHMLLHYLSTISPPERTIPLRIFASENAVFHPESPGTSSLMAKRDDNCDTPKTLVQNKPRGFFFCFNQCY, from the exons atgggatCTGGGAATGGGTATTTTGAAGGAACGACAGAGTTTAGTTTGGACCCAAAATGGTTGGTGGATCCGAAGCTTCTATTGGTTGGCCCGAAGATTGGAGAAGGCGCCCACGCCAAAGTCTACGAGGGAAA ATACAAGAACAAGATTGTTGCTATCAAAATCGTGCATAGAGGAGAGACGCCGGAGGAGATTGCGAAGAGGGAGGGGAGATTCGATAGAGAAGTTGCAATGCTGTCCAAAGTGATGCACAAGAACTTGGTTAAG TTCATTGGAGCTTGTAAGGAGCCGGTTATGGTTGTAGTAACCGAGCTTATGCTTGGCGGGACATTGAGGAAGTATTTGCTGAACCTACGGCCTCGGTGTCTGGATACGCGGGTTGCCATTGGATTCGCCCTCGACATAGCTCGTGCAATGGAATGCTTGCATTCTCACGGAATCATACACCGCGACTTGAAGCCCG ATTTTGGGTTGGCGCGAGAAGAGTCATTGACGGAGATGATGACTGCTGAGACTGGAACATATCGCTGGATGGCGCCAGAG CTTTATAGTACAGTGACGCTTAGACAGGGGGAAAAGAAACACTATAACAACAAGGTTGACGCATATAGTTTTGCCATCGTGCTGTGGGAGCTTATACTTAACAAACTACCATTCGAAGGCATGTCGAACTTGCAAGCCGCCTATGCAGCTGCTTTCAAG AACACAAGGCCGAGCGCGGAAGATCTCCCACATGACTTGGCCTTAACCGTGACTTCATGTTGGAAGGAGGACCCGAACGACCGGCCCAACTTCACTCAGATAACACACATGCTCCTGCATTATCTGTCCACGATCTCACCTCCCGAGCGCACCATCCCACTGCGGATCTTCGCCTCTGAGAACGCCGTCTTCCACCCAGAGTCTCCGGGCACAAGCTCGTTGATGGCCAAGAGAGACGACAACTGCGACACCCCAAAAACACTAGTGCAAAACAAGCCAAGAGGGTTTTTCTTCTGCTTTAATCAGTGCTACTGA
- the LOC125212130 gene encoding ribosomal RNA-processing protein 8, protein MTEEQRRSKKRKRAAKNNASSSTATPSGVANPTKSSSKSKSSFLDKMKTRLSGGYFRMINEKLYTCSGDEALEYFKEDPSLFNVYHSGYQAQMSLWPEQPNDVIIKWIKDRSPSLVVADFGCGDARLAKSVKNKVHSFDLVSNDPSVTACDMSNTPLASSSVDIAVFCLSLMGTNFPSYIQEANRVLKPQGWLLIAEVKSRLDPTTGGADPNDFIKAICELGFASKSKDLSNKMFILFHFQKKEKQKPRDINWPELKPCLYKRR, encoded by the exons atgACGGAGGAGCAGCGGCGGAGCAAAAAGAGGAAGCGCGCTGCAAAAAATAATGCATCTTCATCCACCGCCACACCTTCCGGTGTCGCTAATCCGACTAAGAGCAGCTCGAAATCGAAGTCGTCCTTCCTCGATAAG ATGAAGACGAGATTATCAGGAGGATATTTCCGCATGATCAATGAGAAGCTTTACACTTGCAG TGGAGACGAGGCACTGGAGTATTTTAAAGAGGATCCTTCATTGTTCAATGTG TACCATTCTGGATACCAAGCACAAATGTCACTTTGGCCCGAACAACCAAATGATGTCATTATAAAATGGATAAAGGATCGTAGCCCTTCTCTAGTTGTTGCTGATTTTGGTTGCG GGGATGCAAGGCTTGCTAAAAGTGTGAAGAATAAAGTTCACTCCTTTGATCTCGTCTCAAATGATCCTTCCGTAACAGCATGTGATATGTCCAAC ACACCTCTCGCCTCATCCTCTGTTGATATTGCTGTGTTTTGCCTCTCACTCATGGGGACAAACTTCCCTAGTTACATTCAGGAAGCAAATCGGGTTCTAAAGCCTCA AGGGTGGCTTTTAATAGCTGAGGTGAAAAGCAGACTCGATCCAACCACTGGAGGAGCAGACCCGAATGATTTCATCAAAGCCATATGCGAACTAGGATTTGCCTCCAAATCCAAG GACCTCTCGAACAAAATGTTTATACTGTTTCACTTTCAAAAAAAG gaaaaacaaaaacctaGGGATATCAACTGGCCCGAGCTAAAGCCTTGTTTGTACAAGCGCCGTTGA
- the LOC125212587 gene encoding putative pentatricopeptide repeat-containing protein At3g01580, protein MLQKWKMFNPNKTPLTAKLISLRSRFFSNQIAHNLFDEIPHRTLHANNRILKSYCRDKRYKEALSLFSRLSSSEKPDLYSIPTALKACAALKALDFGKAIHSFSKKDGQIGSNLFVGSAVIDMYAKCGAMDESLRVFEEYPEPDMVLWTTVVTGFEQNGRSLEALEFFSRMAMVEGVVIDPVALVSVVSACVQLLELKVGRSVHGYVIRMGLGNDLPLSNALLNLYGKTGLVNYAVRLFEGMEEKDVISWGSMIACYAHHGGAKEALALFKDMIFKGIEANAVALISVLQSCEAARSLDEGKRIHELAARNGLDADVLVSTALISMYMSCSAPDEATEVFKGMPEKDVVCFSAMLRGCVENERAWESIGVLRAMLASDFRPDVYDLVKILTACSELGVLQQTRCFHGFVMKCGLGDDSFVSASLVECYAKCGSLDCATSIFGCVKDRDVVLWSSMLTAFGIHGKGREALALFDEMVKDSGVRPNEVSFVSILSACSHAGLVREGIEMFDLMVNGYKLAPNSKHYGIVVDLLGRVGEVEKAMGFVNGMADGGDPSVWGALLGSCRVHRDNEIAEIAGRKLVELDGCDAGYYVLLSNVYAVDEKWGEVTWVRGLVEEKKMKKVSGRSVVLVGDEVCSFVANDIYCQESNHICDLVRVLHGMMKEEFDCFRV, encoded by the coding sequence ATGCTGCAGAAATGGAAGATGTTTAATCCAAACAAAACTCCTCTTACCGCTAAACTGATCAGTCTCCGTTCAAGATTCTTCTCTAATCAAATTGCCCACAACCTGTTCGACGAAATTCCTCACAGGACTCTGCATGCCAATAACCGCATCCTCAAAAGCTACTGCAGAGACAAAAGGTACAAAGAAGCGCTTTCTCTGTTTTCCCGCCTCTCCTCATCGGAAAAACCCGATCTTTACTCGATTCCCACAGCTCTCAAGGCGTGCGCCGCGCTGAAAGCGCTCGACTTTGGGAAGGCGATTCACAGCTTCTCCAAGAAGGATGGTCAAATCGGCAGCAACTTGTTTGTGGGGTCGGCTGTGATAGACATGTACGCGAAATGTGGAGCGATGGATGAGTCGTTGCGTGTGTTCGAGGAGTATCCGGAGCCGGATATGGTCTTGTGGACCACGGTCGTCACAGGATTTGAGCAGAACGGGCGGAGTTTGGAGGCTTTGGAGTTTTTTTCTCGAATGGCGATGGTGGAAGGTGTTGTGATTGATCCGGTTGCTCTTGTTAGTGTTGTGTCTGCTTGTGTCCAGTTGTTGGAGTTGAAGGTGGGGAGGAGTGTCCATGGTTATGTGATTAGGATGGGATTGGGAAACGACTTACCTTTGTCGAACGCGTTGCTGAATTTGTATGGGAAGACGGGGTTGGTAAATTATGCAGTGAGGTTGTTTGAGGGAATGGAGGAGAAGGATGTGATTTCGTGGGGTTCAATGATTGCTTGCTATGCTCATCACGGTGGTGCGAAAGAAGCGCTTGCTCTTTtcaaagatatgatttttaaaggAATCGAGGCGAATGCAGTTGCTTTGATCAGTGTTTTGCAATCGTGTGAAGCTGCGCGTAGTTTAGACGAGGGGAAAAGGATACACGAACTTGCTGCAAGAAACGGATTGGATGCGGATGTTTTAGTCTCCACAGCTCTGATTTCTATGTACATGAGCTGCTCTGCCCCGGATGAAGCAACTGAGGTGTTCAAAGGAATGCCTGAGAAAGACGTGGTCTGTTTCTCTGCAATGCTGCGCGGATGTGTTGAAAATGAGAGGGCGTGGGAGTCTATTGGAGTTTTACGCGCTATGTTGGCAAGTGATTTTCGGCCGGATGTTTATGATTTGGTTAAAATCCTGACTGCTTGCTCAGAGCTAGGCGTTCTTCAGCAGACGAGGTGCTTCCATGGTTTTGTGATGAAGTGTGGCTTGGGCGATGATTCATTTGTCTCTGCTTCGCTCGTGGAATGCTATGCGAAATGCGGTAGTTTGGATTGTGCAACCTCGATTTTCGGGTGTGTAAAGGAtagagatgttgttttgtggaGCTCTATGTTGACAGCATTTGGGATACATGGGAAAGGAAGGGAGGCGTTGGCTTTGTTCGATGAGATGGTGAAGGATTCAGGCGTTAGACCGAATGAGGTGTCGTTCGTCTCCATTCTGTCGGCTTGTAGTCATGCTGGTTTGGTTCGAGAAGGCATTGAGATGTTCGACTTGATGGTGAATGGCTACAAGCTAGCACCAAACTCGAAGCATTATGGGATAGTGGTCGACCTCCTTGGCCGCGTGGGGGAGGTGGAGAAAGCCATGGGGTTCGTCAATGGGATGGCGGATGGTGGTGATCCGAGCGTGTGGGGTGCGTTGCTTGGCTCATGTAGAGTTCATCGGGACAACGAGATAGCAGAGATTGCGGGGAGGAAACTGGTTGagttggatggttgtgatgctggttattatgttttgttgTCGAATGTGTATGCGGTTGATGAGAAGTGGGGAGAAGTTACTTGGGTTCGAGGATTGGTCgaggagaagaagatgaagaaggtgtCAGGTAGAAGCGTGGTTCTAGTAGGAGATGAAGTTTGTAGTTTTGTAGCTAATGACATATATTGTCAAGAATCCAACCATATCTGTGATTTGGTGAGGGTATTACATGGCATGATGAAAGAGGAGTTTGATTGTTTCAGAGTGTAG
- the LOC125212801 gene encoding heterogeneous nuclear ribonucleoprotein 1: MEDNRNFTESDPRPDNQDDDVPRTPENVNSENSHPHTGDGASPGKIFIGGLARETTSDQFIKYFGKYGEITDSVIMKDRSTGQPRGFGFVTYADSSVVDRVIEETHIINGKQVEIKRTIPRGANSKDFKTKKIFVGGIPTTVDDDEFRDFFSNYGEVKEQQIMRDHSTGRSRGFGFITFESDQSVDDLLAKGNRLDFSGTQVEIKKAEPKKTNLAPPPSRRPSNSRTPFGGGHRETYSGYDGGYGGGGFGGSSYRSSGGVYGSRASEYGGYGGGPEFHAYGRYGVPGYGAGLRMEPPLGYSSHFGGGFGRGYDVGSEYGGGPADRYAGYGGAGYGGGYDAGYGDSYGSGRGGAVYGHRGGYGGASGGGGGGGVSGRYHPYGR; encoded by the exons ATGGAAGACAATCGAAATTTTACAGAATCCGACCCTAGGCCGGATAATCAGGACGACGACGTTCCGAGGACGCCTGAAAACGTCAATTCCGAGAATTCTCATCCACACACCGGCGACGGAGCTAGCCCTGG TAAAATTTTCATCGGAGGTCTTGCTCGAGAAACTACTTCTG ATCAATTTATCAAGTACTTTGGTAAATATGGGGAGATTACGGATTCGGTCATAATGAAGGATAGGAGCACAGGGCAACCCCGGGGGTTTGGGTTTGTGACCTACGCTGATTCTTCTGTAGTCGATAGGGTCATTGAGGAAACTCACATTATAAATGGAAAGCAA GTGGAGATAAAGAGAACTATACCAAGAGGAGCAAATTCTAAAGATTTCAAGACTAAGAAGATTTTTGTAGGTGGCATACCGACTACTGTAGATGATG ATGAATTCagggattttttttcaaattatggaGAGGTGAAAGAGCAACAGATTATGAGAGATCATTCTACTGGTCGATCTCGTGGATTTGGATTTATCACATTTGAATCTGATCAGAGTGTGGATGATCTCTTAGCAAAGGGGAACAGACTTGATTTTTCTGGGACTCAA GTGGAAATCAAGAAGGCGGAACCCAAGAAGACAAACCTGGCACCTCCGCCATCCAGGCGCCCGAGTAATTCTAGGACCCCATTCGGTGGAGGCCACCGGGAAACCTATAGTGGATATGATGGTGGTTATGGGGGTGGTGGTTTCGGTGGTAGTTCTTATAGATCCAGTGGAGGAGTCTATGGAAGTAGAGCCAGTGAGTATGGCGGATATGGTGGGGGACCTGAATTCCATGCCTACGGTAGATATGGCGTTCCTGGTTATGGAGCAGGTTTAAGAATGGAACCTCCCCTAGGATACTCGAGCCATTTTGGGGGTGGTTTTGGCCGAGGGTATGATGTAGGCAGTGAGTATGGTGGGGGGCCAGCGGATCGGTATGCAGGATATGGTGGCGCTGGGTATGGCGGTGGCTATGATGCTGGCTATGGCGATAGCTATGGAAGCGGGCGTGGAGGTGCTGTTTATGGACACAGAGGAGGATATGGCGGCGctagtggtggtggtggtggtggtggtgtgaGTGGAAGGTACCATCCCTATGGGAGGTAG